One segment of Alnus glutinosa chromosome 2, dhAlnGlut1.1, whole genome shotgun sequence DNA contains the following:
- the LOC133861944 gene encoding NADPH-dependent aldo-keto reductase, chloroplastic, protein MRSNQVRLNCGITMPLIGLGTYSSQNDRETTELAIHMALKMGYRLFDTAKIYGSEPAVGKALREAILDRTVERGDIFVTSKLWGSDHHDPVSGLKQTLGKLGMEYVDMYLVHWPVKLKPWACDAVPKEEDFEPLDLESTWAGMEKCLEMGLCRCIGVSNFSSKKIQRLLGFASVPPAVNQVEMHPMWRQSKLRETCGEHKIHVSAYSPLGGPGNAWGSTAVIDDPLIQSIALKHRATPAQVALKWGLSKGSSVIVKSFNQERMKENMGCFDLKLDDQEILAIDKLEETKIMRGEFLVNQTTSPYRTIHDLWDDEI, encoded by the exons atgaggAGCAATCAGGTGCGGTTGAACTGTGGAATAACAATGCCTCTGATTGGACTAGGCACATATTCCTCCCAAAATGATAGGGAGACGACAGAGCTAGCCATCCATATGGCCCTCAAG ATGGGTTACCGGCTTTTTGATACAGCAAAAATTTATGGTTCCGAACCAGCTGTGGGAAAAGCTTTGAGAGAGGCAATCCTCGATCGGACGGTAGAGAGAGGAGACATTTTTGTTACATCTAAACTCTGGGGTAGTGATCACCATGATCCTGTTTCAGGCCTCAAGCAAACTTTGGG GAAGTTGGGCATGGAATATGTGGACATGTACCTGGTGCACTGGCCAGTTAAGTTGAAGCCGTGGGCTTGTGATGCCGTCCCCAAAGAAGAGGACTTTGAACCGTTGGATCTTGAGTCCACCTGGGCTGGGATGGAGAAGTGCCTGGAGATGGGGTTGTGTAGATGCATTGGTGTCAGCAATTTCTCCAGCAAGAAGATCCAACGGCTGCTAGGTTTTGCTTCTGTACCTCCGGCCGTCAATCAG GTGGAAATGCATCCAATGTGGAGGCAAAGCAAGCTCCGAGAGACATGTGGAGAACACAAAATCCACGTAAGTGCGTATTCACCGTTGGGTGGGCCTGGGAATGCTTGGGGATCAACAGCTGTGATAGATGACCCGCTCATCCAATCCATTGCTCTCAAACACCGAGCAACCCCGGCTCAG GTCGCTCTAAAATGGGGATTATCGAAAGGATCAAGCGTGATCGTCAAGAGCTTCAATCAGGAAAGGATGAAGGAGAACATGGGGTGCTTCGATCTCAAGTTGGACGATCAAGAAATCCTGGCCATCGATAAGTTGGAAGAGACGAAGATCATGAGAGGGGAGTTTCTTGTTAATCAAACAACAAGCCCATACAGGACGATTCATGATCTCTGGGACGATGAAATTTGA
- the LOC133861945 gene encoding uncharacterized protein LOC133861945 — MKGKGIAVSSPKSGEDTEKDSSLPTIRFSSRNASSKYDFVKVKVWLGENADHYYVLSRFLLSRMLTVTKIPNHVAIKIALELKKLLIDNSLLDVSQSDLEANLFKLMERRGYGEEYISRYKMMTRFHHQRVPLVILVCGTACVGKSTIATQLAQRLNLPNVLQTDMVYELLRTATDAPLASTPVWARDFSSSEELITEFCRECRIVRKGLAGDMKKAMKDGKPIIIEGMHLDPSIYLMDDENKTPANMLEKSKEANHVSVTCDDSTATEIENNSSSVCGNDSKKSNCPGHVSSEEGSSADQLSKVSDTLESINLAGNVSGSKGETLKDTETGGNSAVRKEKSGAEPIIVPIVLKMSEFDHKALLEEWISTRMFKDKCLVQDKDKLITNLKTIQDYLCSFKSQGLTVVNISPTAFPQTLDWLHGYLLQCIEQGISSESNEKGRQPAEN, encoded by the exons ATGAAGGGGAAGGGAATAGCAGTTTCGAGCCCTAAGAGCGGAGAAGACACTGAGAAAGATTCCTCCTTACCTACCATCAGATTCTCTTCCCGAAATGCTTCCTCCAAATATGACTTCGTCAAG GTAAAGGTGTGGTTGGGTGAAAATGCGGATCACTACTACGTTCTATCCAGATTCTTGCTCAGCAGAATGTTAACTGTCACTAAG ATTCCAAATCATGTAGCTATCAAAATTGCTCTTGAACTCAAGAAGCTGCTCATTGACAACAGCCTTCTAGATGT CTCCCAGTCTGATTTGGAAGCTAATCTGTTTAAG CTTATGGAGCGGCGGGGTTATGGGGAAGAGTACATTAGTCGATACAAGATGATGACCAG ATTTCACCACCAAAGAGTGCCATTGGTAATTCTTGTATGTGGAACTGCCTGTGTTGGAAAGTCTACCATTGCTACCCAACTGGCCCAAAGGCTAAATTTGCCGAATGTCCTACAG ACAGATATGGTGTATGAATTGCTGCGAACGGCGACAGA TGCACCATTGGCATCTACTCCTGTATGGGCCCGAGACTTCAGCTCCTCTGAGGAATTGATCACTGAATTTTGTAGAGAATGCAGAATTGTCCGTAAAG gtttggctggtGATATGAAGAAAGCGATGAAAGATGGGAAGCCAATTATAATTGAG GGAATGCATTTAGATCCAAGCATTTATTTGATGGATGACGAAAATAAGACACCTGCTAACATGCTGGAAAAATCTAAAGAGGCTAATCATGTATCTGTGACATGTGATGATAGTACAGCGACAGAGATTGAAAATAATTCTAGCAGTGTTTGTGGAAATGACAGTAAAAAGAGCAACTGTCCTGGGCATGTGAGCTCAGAAGAAGGGAGTTCTGCTGATCAGCTGAGCAAAGTCTCGGATACACTGGAGTCTATCAACCTAGCTGGAAATGTATCTGGGAGCAAAG GTGAAACTCTTAAAGATACAGAGACTGGTGGAAATAGTGCTGTTAGGAAGGAGAAGTCTGGTGCTGAACCAATAATTGTACCTATAGTTCTGAAGATGTCTGAATTTGATCATAAG GCATTACTGGAGGAGTGGATCTCGACTCGTATGTTTAAGGATAAATGTCTAGTCCAG GATAAAGATAAGCTAATAACCAACTTAAAAACCATTCAGGACTATCTTTGCTCGTTCAAGTCACAG GGTTTGACGGTTGTCAATATATCACCAACGGCATTCCCACAAACACTGGATTGGCTGCACGGTTATCTTCTTCAG TGTATTGAGCAGGGCATTTCATCTGAGTCCAACGAAAAGGGGAGACAACCAGCTGAAAATTAG